The genomic segment GATCGCACTTGAACTTGATAACGATAACTCTGCTTCCGGCACAGCCATTCCGTTCTTCATGGCGAATTTCCCAATTATTGAAGTACTGGAGCATCGCCTAGCCGTAGACTTAGCGATTACGGCGAATGACCACATTCGCAAACAATGCTGTTGACGAACGAAATCGCATAGCCGATACCAGAGATGCTCTGGTCCACTGCAGTACCCAACCAATAAAGACACGAACAATCACGACAAAATAACGCCCAGCAAGGCAGCCACCCCGGCAATTCCCTTCACCAAAAATCGCTTAAATCTTACGGAACAGCTGCAAATTCAGAGCGAGCCATCAAACGATTCGATCGCCCATTAGGAGTCGTCAAGCTGGCCAACGATGCACGACGCCATCTCTCGCGATGCCACTGACAACCTGTCAAAATCACATTACTAGCTCGGTGGTGAAGCGATTGACCTTTGACAATGACAATTCTCCCGGTCAATCACTGATTGCGTATCCTGTCTACAGCTGCGATCAACGATCCGTGGATCATGCTACCGATTGAATCCCAAGAATATCGCTGCTCGACCAATTTTCGTGCAGCCCTGACCATGTAGTCGTGGTTTGCTCGCCGCAACATTTGCTTGATTGTCGCGGCAAAATCAGCTCGCTCCGAAACGATTAAGTGCTCTTGATCGACGGCTTCAATCCCCTCTACCCCAACCTGCGTGCTCACAACCGGGATTCCCGCCGCAAATGCTTCGAGAATTTTTAGGCGAGTTCCCCCGCCCGAATCTAATGGCACCGCAAAAACAGCTGAAGAAGACAGATACGGCATCACCTCGGGAACCATTCCAGTCACCGTAACGCCAGATTTGCCATCGAGCGCAGCTAACTCACTCGGAGGATCGCGTCCAACCAGGAACAGTTCTGCATCCGGAATTTCGGTTCGAACGGCAGGGAGCACTTCTCGAGCAAGGAACATGGCGGCTGAGAAATTGGGATGCCATCCCATTGCCCCCAGAAAAAGGATCCGGTTCTTGTGCCTCGGATGCGACGAAAAGCTTACCGCGTCGCAATCAGCCCCATTGGGAGCGACGATGACGCAATCTGCACCAAGTGATTCAAAATGATCAGCTTCAACCTTAGAGACCGCAAGGATCACATCAGCCTCCCGGCAGACTTGCTGCTCTATCCGTTCCATCCTGCGAGCCTCGAGGCAAAGCAACTGTCGCTTTACACGATTTTCCGTCTCTCTGGCCAGACGTAATAAAATCAGTGAATAAATGTTGTGCATGTCGACTACCGTTACCCTGTGTTTCTGGCGATCCAGAAAACATCGATACTGAAAGCTGTCGATATGATCTAACCAAAGTACGTCTGGAGCACTTTGGATAGCGGCCTCCTTAAGACGGTCGCCTACCTCCGGCCAATAATGGCGACGATACATCGAATACGGTTCACACAACAACTGGGCCCTTGCTGCACGCCGAAACTCTCCTACTGCAGTCCTCACCCCCACATCCTCCTGGAACACGCTAAAACGAGTGCCGCCGGGGAGTGAGTCGACTAAGCCGGGATTATTAAAACCCGGACAAACTAACTGAATTTCAGCGAAACGCGCAATCGAATTCAGCAAATGGTAGCTACGTAGATGTCCACCGCTGTTGAGCGGCCACGGGAGTTCGCTCGTGACTGCAAGTATCTTCATGCATGGTATGGGGAGCGAGTGAATAAACAGAAGACGCCACGCAGGAGCTCACACAGGTGCGACGAACCAACCGATCAAAGCGATGCCCATTACCAAGGTTGCTAAAGCCCCAGTAAATGCCAGAGCTTTGAATCGTCGCACGGCAATCGCTCGCTGCGGGACGAACCGCGTCGGTTCGCCAAAATCGTCATTAATAGGAACTGTGTAAGCCAGTTCATTTCGGTGGTTCAAATACCATTCTCTCTGCCAGCCGAAATTCATCATCAGCACCACCGGGCGGCAAAGTGATTTAGTTGGCGACTCGCTAAGATAATTCACCACGTACCGAAAGAAAAACTCGGCTCGCACTTGAAGCCGTTCTCGACGGACCGGATCGAGCTCGTACCTTGCAGAGTGTTCAAGCACCTGCCACTTCCGCATGTCCTGCGCCGCCCATGTTTCGGTCGGATACTGCAACTCATCGGCTTTAGACAAAGTTGGACATTCGTTTTCAGCCATCCAGTTGGCGTATAGCAGTAGTGACGCTACACCGTATCGAAATGACTCGTCAAACTCTTTCAACTTGCATTTGTAGTCGACATATCGCGAGAGGGCCTGCAGGTACATCGTATAGAACCAACGCAGTTCCGCATTTAGCAAATCAAGCTGCTGCAAGTCCTGATTGGGATGCACAGTTCGACGCATCAGCGACTCGGCGCGGGTAAGGTACCTTCGATCCTGAGTCAGCTCGTGGCCAGTCAAAAGAGCGTGAGTCGAATTGGCCGATGCCCTGCCGGGACCAAAATACCCTTCGCTACTGCAGGTGGAGTGCCCCGTGTCAGCGAGTGAAAGAAAACAGAACGGTGTCTTTTTCCCGTCTTCGATTCGCATTACGTAGTCGGCCGCATTGACGGCTGCATCACGATACATCTCACGACCCGTCAGATAATAGGCATACATCCAACCGGTCGAGTAATTGTGTGACGCCGCCGGCCCACCGCCGACTAAGTAGTTCTGAGTCAGTCTCTCGCCAGTCTCCCCTAAATCACACAGGTCCTTGCCATCCGAAAAGACGTCTTTGGCTGATAGACCTGCAGGGTAGCTACGGTGATTAGCTAGCCCAGCATCCGCGTAGTGATAGGTGTGCCAGAAAAGCCCTCCGTTATAGACAAGTTTGTCCTCACTTGTATGATATGTGTCGATATCCCAAGCGTGATCAGCCGATGCGATTCCCCAATCCCACCACCGCTCATCGCCGCTTAATAGATACTGTGTCAAGAAGCCTAAAGTGCAGTCATATTGATTATTGTAATGAGAAACGAGCCTGTGCTCACCTTGGTGGAAAACTGCCTCGTGGTCTC from the Roseiconus lacunae genome contains:
- a CDS encoding glycosyltransferase family 4 protein, coding for MKILAVTSELPWPLNSGGHLRSYHLLNSIARFAEIQLVCPGFNNPGLVDSLPGGTRFSVFQEDVGVRTAVGEFRRAARAQLLCEPYSMYRRHYWPEVGDRLKEAAIQSAPDVLWLDHIDSFQYRCFLDRQKHRVTVVDMHNIYSLILLRLARETENRVKRQLLCLEARRMERIEQQVCREADVILAVSKVEADHFESLGADCVIVAPNGADCDAVSFSSHPRHKNRILFLGAMGWHPNFSAAMFLAREVLPAVRTEIPDAELFLVGRDPPSELAALDGKSGVTVTGMVPEVMPYLSSSAVFAVPLDSGGGTRLKILEAFAAGIPVVSTQVGVEGIEAVDQEHLIVSERADFAATIKQMLRRANHDYMVRAARKLVEQRYSWDSIGSMIHGSLIAAVDRIRNQ